In Microbulbifer salipaludis, a genomic segment contains:
- a CDS encoding ABC transporter permease — protein sequence MFELKPMLSALWRNKVSALLIALQLALTLAIVSNASVIVKDRMEQVARPTGMDVGNIIAATYMPIPTEYDMAGAVVADLDLLRSTAGVVDASATNQIPLSGSGSAGTYFTEPNQEIGGENANYYQVDSHFINTLGLNLIEGRSFTPADEHVIGPNDQYHSNMAVVSKQFAEKLYPGESAIGKFFYSGANDNPVEIIGVVEQHLGAWPAWSRAGNVVFYPLLVTGNHKRYMIRAEPGQRDEVFKKVEDLLNKRDPQRVVHVETLSENLERTYISDNIMIKVLSLVMALLTFIVALGIIGLTIFWINQRTKQIGIRRALGATRANISRYFLVENALIAGTGLGLGTAGALIINQLMVSEFSQPALTLPLLTVCAIVLLLVSIAAALMPAMRAANISPAMATRSV from the coding sequence ATGTTCGAGCTAAAACCCATGTTGTCCGCCCTCTGGCGCAACAAGGTATCCGCATTGCTGATCGCCCTGCAGCTTGCACTCACTCTTGCCATTGTGAGTAATGCCAGCGTGATCGTAAAAGATCGCATGGAACAGGTGGCGCGCCCCACCGGTATGGATGTAGGAAACATTATCGCCGCGACCTATATGCCTATCCCCACTGAATACGATATGGCAGGAGCCGTCGTAGCTGACCTGGATCTGCTGCGCAGTACAGCTGGTGTTGTGGATGCCTCCGCAACCAACCAGATTCCACTGTCCGGATCCGGTTCCGCGGGCACCTATTTCACCGAGCCCAATCAGGAGATCGGTGGCGAAAACGCCAACTACTATCAGGTGGACTCACACTTTATTAACACCCTCGGCCTCAATCTAATCGAAGGTCGCAGTTTTACTCCTGCCGACGAACACGTTATCGGACCGAATGATCAGTATCACAGCAACATGGCTGTGGTCAGCAAGCAGTTTGCCGAAAAGCTGTATCCAGGCGAATCTGCTATCGGTAAGTTTTTTTATAGCGGAGCCAATGACAACCCGGTGGAAATCATCGGTGTGGTCGAGCAGCACCTGGGTGCCTGGCCGGCCTGGTCCCGTGCAGGCAACGTCGTTTTCTATCCACTGCTGGTCACTGGCAACCACAAACGCTACATGATCCGAGCCGAACCAGGCCAGCGGGACGAGGTGTTCAAGAAAGTGGAGGATTTGCTTAACAAGCGTGACCCTCAGCGCGTCGTGCATGTGGAAACCCTGAGCGAAAATTTGGAGCGTACTTACATCAGCGACAACATCATGATCAAAGTGCTGTCTCTGGTAATGGCCCTGCTCACCTTCATTGTCGCTCTCGGGATCATCGGTTTGACCATATTCTGGATCAACCAGCGTACCAAACAGATCGGTATCCGCCGTGCACTGGGTGCCACCCGCGCCAATATCAGCCGCTATTTTCTGGTTGAAAACGCCCTGATTGCTGGTACCGGCCTGGGGCTGGGCACCGCGGGCGCACTGATCATCAATCAGCTGATGGTGAGCGAATTTTCACAACCGGCTCTTACATTACCGCTGCTTACCGTGTGTGCGATAGTATTGTTGCTCGTGAGTATTGCTGCCGCTTTGATGCCGGCCATGCGCGCTGCCAATATTTCGCCGGCGATGGCGACCCGAAGCGTGTAA
- a CDS encoding ABC transporter permease: MIGYYISLAMRSLRGTPTLSALMIAAIAVGVGASMTVMTLNYMMSQNALEHKDKVLYAVQLDSWDPNQAADTANEIPWQLTYPDAVALLRSDIPTRQVAMHRFGFTVNIDESEMRPFTANTRVTTRDFFSLFDVPFEYGGTWNKEADIAAVQSVVLSKETNEKLFGGENSVGKVVQLNGEPFTVVGVLKHWNPSPKIYDLNNNPFADAEELYIPFGLHRMYEIYSWGNTNGWTSSAPEGAEGYERFLLGEHVWIQFWVELDNAEQKEAYEQFLTGYIRQQKEQGRFERPLNFALSHPSEWLVLNEVLDNDNRVLGWASLAFLLVCVVNAVALLLAKFLRKAPEAGVRRALGASRNAIFTQHLIESSCIGVLGGLFGIVLALAGLTGIRALAMGQVDQIATMNWEMMLAAVGLAIFASIIAGLYPAWRISRTNPSVYLKTQ; encoded by the coding sequence ATGATCGGCTACTACATCAGCCTCGCCATGCGCAGCCTGCGGGGAACACCTACACTGAGCGCGCTCATGATCGCCGCCATCGCCGTGGGCGTGGGCGCATCCATGACCGTGATGACCTTGAACTACATGATGTCGCAGAACGCACTGGAGCATAAAGACAAGGTCCTCTATGCCGTGCAGTTGGATAGCTGGGACCCGAACCAGGCCGCAGATACCGCCAACGAAATTCCATGGCAGCTCACCTACCCCGATGCGGTTGCCCTGCTACGTTCGGATATTCCCACCCGTCAGGTTGCCATGCACCGCTTCGGGTTTACCGTGAATATCGACGAGTCTGAAATGCGCCCGTTTACCGCCAATACTCGTGTAACCACCCGTGATTTCTTTTCCCTGTTCGACGTACCGTTTGAATACGGCGGCACCTGGAACAAGGAGGCGGATATTGCAGCGGTGCAATCTGTGGTGCTCAGTAAAGAAACTAATGAAAAACTGTTTGGCGGTGAAAACAGTGTCGGTAAGGTTGTACAACTGAACGGCGAACCCTTTACCGTTGTCGGTGTGCTCAAGCACTGGAACCCATCGCCCAAGATTTACGATCTTAACAACAACCCCTTCGCGGACGCCGAAGAGTTGTATATCCCCTTCGGCTTGCACCGCATGTATGAGATTTACAGCTGGGGCAACACCAATGGCTGGACAAGCAGCGCACCAGAGGGCGCCGAAGGCTACGAACGCTTCCTTCTCGGAGAGCATGTGTGGATTCAATTTTGGGTAGAACTGGACAACGCCGAACAGAAAGAAGCGTACGAGCAGTTCCTCACCGGCTATATCCGCCAACAAAAAGAACAGGGTCGCTTTGAACGCCCACTGAACTTTGCTCTGTCACACCCGTCTGAATGGCTGGTTCTGAATGAAGTACTGGACAACGACAACCGGGTACTGGGCTGGGCATCACTGGCCTTCCTGTTAGTGTGCGTGGTCAATGCTGTTGCCCTGCTGCTGGCAAAATTTTTACGCAAAGCCCCGGAGGCCGGCGTGCGCCGGGCACTGGGCGCAAGTCGTAACGCCATATTCACCCAGCACCTGATCGAAAGCAGCTGTATCGGTGTGCTCGGCGGGTTGTTTGGTATTGTCCTCGCGCTGGCCGGTTTGACGGGTATTCGCGCACTGGCGATGGGCCAGGTAGACCAGATCGCCACCATGAACTGGGAAATGATGCTGGCCGCGGTCGGCCTCGCCATATTCGCGAGCATTATCGCCGGCCTTTACCCGGCCTGGCGCATCAGCCGCACCAATCCATCCGTTTACCTGAAGACCCAGTAA
- a CDS encoding ABC transporter ATP-binding protein — MLKMHNIRKSYRTDAIETHALRDFSLEVKEGEFVSVTGPSGSGKTTFLNIAGLLETPTGGEYLLDGQEVGGLSDRDRSHLRNEKIGFIFQGFNLIPDLNLFDNIDVPLRYRGFNAKERRRRIEKSLEQVGLAARAKHLPAQLSGGQQQRVAIARALAGEPRFLLADEPTGNLDSLMARQVMELLEFINEWGTTIVMVTHDPDLARRAHRNIQIVDGQVSDLRQNIAQPELATA, encoded by the coding sequence ATGCTGAAAATGCACAATATCCGTAAAAGCTACCGCACCGACGCCATCGAAACCCATGCACTCAGGGATTTCAGCCTGGAGGTCAAGGAAGGCGAATTTGTTTCTGTCACCGGCCCCAGTGGTTCCGGAAAAACCACCTTCCTGAATATCGCCGGCCTGCTGGAAACACCCACCGGCGGCGAGTACCTGCTGGACGGACAGGAAGTGGGTGGACTTTCCGACCGCGACCGTTCACACCTGCGCAATGAGAAAATCGGATTTATTTTTCAGGGATTCAACCTGATTCCCGACCTCAACCTGTTCGACAACATCGACGTGCCACTGCGCTACCGCGGCTTCAATGCCAAGGAACGCCGTCGCCGCATCGAGAAGTCCCTCGAACAGGTCGGCCTCGCCGCCCGCGCCAAACACTTGCCGGCACAACTGTCCGGTGGTCAGCAACAACGCGTTGCCATCGCCCGCGCACTGGCCGGCGAGCCGCGCTTTCTGCTTGCGGATGAACCCACCGGCAACCTCGACTCGCTGATGGCCCGCCAGGTGATGGAGCTGCTGGAATTTATTAACGAATGGGGCACCACTATCGTCATGGTCACCCACGATCCGGATCTGGCGCGCCGCGCACACCGCAACATCCAGATTGTGGACGGACAGGTTTCCGATCTTCGCCAGAACATTGCACAGCCCGAACTCGCCACCGCATAA
- a CDS encoding efflux RND transporter periplasmic adaptor subunit — MIRDTSGQDVQLTPQSPWKNPRLLKRTGLGIGAAAFVVWGLMSWQSTSAVDASVSLARVNIAAVERGDLVRDLVVQGKVVAANSPTLFSPAQGIVKFAVKAGDAVEKGQLLAEVDSPQLQNQLAQESALYSKLAVELARQKIQAKRQRLENTQKADLAKVDLAAAERELKRAELSMEKQIISQLDFEKASDDLARARLEYQQAVQNSQLENEALTFETQTLQLQVDQQQLQVEELQRKVNELQIVSPVNGTIGSLAATQRSAVAANAPLLTVVDLTSFELEAAVPENYADDLGLAMEVVINMGGTQLPGEITAIAPEVIDGQVVARVRFLQQPENLRQNLRMTARVLLESRNDVILVKRGAFLDQTGGRFAWKLNDQQQAVKVPITIGALGLNQVEIVSGLQEGDQIITSSADALENAQIVALRD; from the coding sequence ATGATCAGAGATACCTCCGGGCAGGACGTCCAACTCACCCCGCAGAGCCCGTGGAAAAACCCGCGGCTGCTGAAGCGCACCGGGCTCGGTATTGGCGCCGCCGCGTTTGTGGTGTGGGGGCTGATGAGCTGGCAGAGCACCAGTGCGGTGGATGCCAGCGTGTCACTGGCGCGGGTCAATATTGCGGCGGTGGAGCGCGGGGATCTGGTACGGGATCTGGTGGTTCAGGGCAAGGTGGTGGCCGCCAACAGCCCTACCCTGTTCAGTCCCGCCCAGGGCATCGTCAAGTTTGCGGTAAAGGCCGGCGATGCTGTGGAGAAGGGCCAGCTGCTGGCGGAAGTGGACAGCCCGCAGCTGCAGAATCAGCTCGCCCAGGAAAGCGCCCTGTACAGCAAGCTCGCCGTGGAGCTGGCGCGGCAAAAAATCCAGGCCAAACGCCAGCGCCTGGAGAACACCCAGAAAGCCGATCTGGCGAAAGTCGACCTGGCCGCCGCCGAGCGCGAACTGAAGCGTGCCGAGCTGTCGATGGAAAAACAGATCATCTCTCAGCTGGATTTCGAAAAAGCCAGTGACGACCTCGCCCGCGCCAGACTCGAATACCAACAGGCGGTGCAGAATTCCCAGCTGGAAAACGAAGCCCTCACCTTCGAAACCCAGACCCTGCAACTGCAGGTGGACCAGCAGCAACTCCAGGTCGAAGAGCTGCAACGCAAGGTCAACGAGCTGCAGATCGTCTCCCCCGTCAACGGCACCATCGGCAGCCTCGCCGCCACCCAGCGCTCAGCCGTCGCCGCCAATGCGCCGCTGCTTACGGTGGTCGACCTCACCAGTTTCGAACTCGAAGCCGCGGTGCCGGAAAACTACGCCGATGACCTGGGGCTCGCCATGGAGGTAGTAATCAATATGGGCGGCACGCAACTGCCCGGCGAAATCACCGCAATTGCCCCCGAGGTCATCGACGGCCAGGTCGTGGCCCGCGTGCGCTTCCTGCAGCAGCCCGAAAACCTGCGCCAGAATTTGCGCATGACCGCCCGCGTTCTGCTGGAGAGTCGTAACGACGTGATTCTGGTGAAGCGCGGCGCATTCCTGGATCAGACCGGGGGGCGCTTTGCGTGGAAGCTGAACGACCAGCAGCAGGCGGTAAAAGTGCCGATCACCATTGGCGCACTGGGACTGAACCAGGTGGAAATTGTTTCCGGCCTGCAGGAAGGCGACCAGATCATCACTTCCTCTGCGGACGCGCTGGAAAATGCCCAGATCGTTGCACTGAGAGATTGA
- a CDS encoding SulP family inorganic anion transporter, whose product MQFSNTLLSSTRNDWFGNIRRDVLAGLVVALALIPEAIAFSIIAGVDPRVGLYASFCIAVVIAFVGGRPGMISAATGAMALLMVTLVKEHGLQYLLAATLLTGVLQIIAGYLKLGSLMSFVSRAVVTGFVNALAILIFMAQLPELTDVTWHVYAMTAAGLGIIYLFPYVPVVGKVLPSPLVCILVLTAVAVVMGLDIRTVGDMGDLPDTLPIFLWPDVPLNFETLKIIFPYSAGLAVVGLLESLMTATIVDDLTDTNSDKNRECKGQGIANIGAGMLGGMAGCAMIGQSVINVKSGGRGRLSTLVAGVGLLTLVVFLSDWVAVIPMAALVAVMIMVSIGTFDWGSIRDLNKLPLSTNLVMLSTVIVVVFTHNLAFGVFVGVLLASLFFANKVSHFMYVRSELDEEANCRTYRVVGQVFFNSADKFVAAFDFKEALDKVVIDLSRAHFWDVSAVYSLDKAVVKFRREGAEVELIGLNEASSTIVDRFGVHDKPEEIEKVLGGH is encoded by the coding sequence ATGCAGTTCTCCAACACTTTGTTGTCGTCCACCAGAAACGACTGGTTCGGCAATATCCGCCGCGACGTGCTCGCTGGCCTCGTCGTGGCCCTGGCCCTGATCCCCGAGGCCATCGCCTTCTCCATCATCGCCGGTGTCGACCCGCGGGTGGGCCTGTACGCGTCTTTCTGTATTGCGGTGGTGATCGCCTTCGTCGGTGGCCGCCCGGGCATGATCTCTGCCGCCACCGGCGCCATGGCCCTGCTCATGGTTACTCTGGTGAAAGAGCACGGCCTGCAATACCTGCTGGCCGCCACGTTGCTCACCGGTGTGCTGCAGATCATCGCCGGCTATCTCAAGCTCGGCAGCCTGATGAGCTTTGTGTCCAGGGCCGTGGTGACGGGGTTTGTGAACGCACTGGCCATCCTCATCTTTATGGCGCAGCTGCCCGAACTCACCGATGTTACCTGGCACGTGTACGCGATGACCGCCGCCGGCCTCGGTATCATCTACCTGTTCCCCTACGTGCCGGTGGTGGGCAAGGTCCTGCCGTCGCCGCTGGTGTGCATCCTGGTGCTGACCGCCGTGGCCGTCGTGATGGGGCTGGATATCCGCACCGTGGGCGATATGGGCGACCTGCCAGACACCCTGCCGATCTTCCTGTGGCCGGATGTACCGCTCAACTTTGAAACCCTGAAGATCATCTTTCCGTACTCTGCCGGTCTCGCGGTGGTGGGCCTGCTGGAATCCCTGATGACCGCCACCATCGTGGACGATCTGACCGATACCAACAGTGACAAGAATCGCGAGTGCAAGGGCCAGGGTATCGCCAATATCGGTGCGGGCATGCTCGGCGGTATGGCGGGTTGCGCGATGATCGGCCAGTCGGTGATTAATGTGAAATCTGGCGGTCGCGGCCGTTTGTCTACGCTGGTGGCGGGTGTGGGTCTACTGACTCTGGTGGTATTCCTGAGTGACTGGGTGGCGGTGATCCCGATGGCGGCGCTGGTGGCGGTGATGATCATGGTCTCTATTGGTACCTTCGACTGGGGTTCCATCCGCGATCTGAACAAGTTGCCGTTGTCGACCAATCTGGTGATGCTGTCCACGGTGATTGTGGTAGTGTTTACCCATAACCTCGCATTTGGTGTGTTTGTGGGGGTGCTGCTGGCATCGCTGTTCTTCGCCAACAAGGTGAGCCACTTTATGTATGTGCGCTCGGAGCTGGATGAAGAGGCAAATTGCCGGACCTACAGGGTGGTGGGGCAGGTGTTCTTCAATTCGGCGGACAAGTTTGTTGCGGCGTTTGATTTTAAAGAGGCGCTGGACAAGGTGGTGATTGACCTGAGTCGCGCGCACTTCTGGGATGTATCGGCGGTGTACTCGCTGGACAAGGCGGTGGTGAAGTTCCGCCGCGAGGGCGCCGAGGTTGAGCTGATTGGCCTGAACGAAGCCAGCTCGACCATCGTTGACCGCTTTGGGGTGCACGATAAGCCGGAAGAAATTGAGAAGGTTTTGGGGGGGCACTAA
- a CDS encoding universal stress protein, whose amino-acid sequence MTEQKDPLVLSCIDGSRFSGAVCDYSAWIASRASAPIKLLHNIERVTTPAVADLSGSIGLGSQEELLEELTSLEQQRSRLLLEQGRQMLDGARERALKAGAERVVTCQRHGSLVESLVELEDHIRVLVLGIRGEEHEASNKGLGAQLESVVRSLHKPILVVNREFKAPRSIMLAYDGSESARKALDMVASSPVFKDVECHLVYVGDGAESVLADGAEVLSHGGVSVVSVNLQGKTVESLIAYQQEHDIDLTVMGAFSHSKLRDLLLGSVTAKMLLGTNQPLLLLR is encoded by the coding sequence ATGACCGAACAAAAAGATCCGCTGGTACTCTCCTGCATTGATGGCTCCCGCTTTAGTGGCGCTGTCTGTGATTATTCCGCCTGGATCGCCAGTCGCGCCTCCGCTCCCATCAAGCTGCTGCACAATATCGAACGGGTTACCACGCCCGCGGTTGCCGATCTCTCTGGCAGCATTGGCCTTGGTAGCCAGGAGGAATTGCTGGAGGAGCTCACGAGTCTTGAGCAGCAGCGTTCCAGGCTGCTGCTGGAGCAGGGCAGGCAGATGCTGGATGGCGCGCGGGAGCGTGCGCTGAAGGCGGGGGCTGAGCGGGTGGTTACCTGCCAGCGGCACGGTTCGCTGGTGGAGTCTCTGGTGGAGCTGGAGGATCACATTCGGGTGCTGGTGCTCGGTATCCGTGGTGAAGAGCATGAGGCTTCAAACAAGGGGCTGGGGGCGCAGCTGGAGTCGGTGGTGCGTTCGCTGCACAAGCCGATTCTGGTGGTGAACCGTGAGTTCAAGGCGCCGCGCTCGATCATGTTGGCGTACGATGGCAGTGAGTCGGCGCGCAAGGCGCTGGATATGGTGGCCAGCAGTCCGGTATTCAAAGACGTCGAGTGCCACCTGGTGTATGTGGGAGATGGTGCCGAGTCTGTGCTGGCCGACGGTGCCGAGGTGTTGAGCCATGGTGGGGTGTCGGTGGTTAGCGTCAACCTGCAGGGTAAGACGGTGGAATCCCTGATCGCCTATCAGCAGGAACACGATATCGACCTTACCGTGATGGGCGCTTTCAGCCACAGTAAGTTGCGCGACCTGTTGTTGGGCAGTGTGACGGCCAAGATGCTGCTGGGCACCAACCAGCCGCTGTTGCTGTTGCGTTAA
- a CDS encoding acyl-CoA thioesterase, with protein sequence MKYYSRHFVKPGDLNPAQRLFGGQALAWIDEEAAIFAGCQMGTANIVTKLMSEIDFVSSAVCGDVVEFGFEVTDIGRTSLTVHCEMRNKQTRELIVRVERIVFVALDAEGKPTPHKKAGMTLAEAANSTSEARKLAS encoded by the coding sequence ATGAAGTACTACTCACGTCATTTCGTAAAACCCGGCGACCTGAACCCGGCCCAACGTCTGTTCGGCGGCCAGGCACTGGCGTGGATAGATGAGGAGGCGGCCATCTTCGCCGGGTGCCAGATGGGCACCGCCAATATCGTGACCAAGCTGATGTCCGAAATCGATTTTGTCAGCTCCGCGGTTTGCGGGGACGTTGTGGAATTCGGCTTCGAGGTGACGGACATTGGCCGCACCTCGCTTACCGTGCACTGCGAAATGCGTAACAAACAGACCCGCGAGCTGATTGTGCGGGTGGAGCGGATTGTGTTTGTCGCGCTGGATGCCGAAGGCAAACCGACACCCCACAAGAAAGCGGGAATGACCCTGGCAGAAGCGGCAAACTCGACCAGCGAGGCCCGTAAACTCGCCAGCTAA
- the fabV gene encoding enoyl-ACP reductase FabV, whose amino-acid sequence MIIKPKVRGFICTNAHPQGCAANVREQIEYIKSQPAIEDGPKNVLVIGASTGYGLASRITAAFGCGASTLGVFFEKPPTEKRTASAGYYNSAAFEEEAHKAGLYAKSINGDAFSNEIKAQAIDLIKQDLGKVDLVIYSLASPRRTDPETGELYSSVLKPIGKSYTAKNLNTDKLEISDISVDPASEEEIAATVKVMGGEDWELWMKALGEAGVLADDCKTVAYTYIGEKLTWPIYGHATIGKAKEDLDRAAKAISDSGSASANVAVLKALVTQSSSAIPVMPLYISIVYKVMKEEGTHEGCIEQLYRLYTEGLYTDSPRLDDTNRFRMDEKELRPETQAKIEKLWPEVTEENLFDLTDYKGYSDDFLKLFGFGVKGVDYEAEASPLVEADFK is encoded by the coding sequence ATGATCATCAAGCCGAAAGTACGCGGATTCATCTGTACCAATGCCCACCCGCAGGGCTGTGCCGCCAACGTGCGCGAGCAGATCGAATACATCAAATCCCAGCCCGCCATTGAAGACGGCCCGAAAAACGTTCTCGTGATTGGCGCCTCTACCGGTTATGGCCTCGCCTCCCGTATCACCGCGGCGTTTGGCTGTGGTGCCAGCACGCTGGGTGTCTTCTTCGAGAAGCCGCCCACGGAAAAGCGCACCGCCTCGGCCGGTTACTACAATTCCGCGGCCTTTGAGGAAGAAGCGCACAAAGCCGGCCTGTACGCGAAAAGCATCAATGGCGATGCCTTCTCCAATGAGATCAAGGCCCAGGCCATCGACCTGATCAAGCAGGATCTCGGCAAGGTCGACCTGGTTATCTACAGCCTCGCCTCTCCCCGTCGCACCGACCCGGAAACCGGCGAGCTGTACAGCTCCGTGCTGAAGCCTATCGGCAAGTCCTATACCGCCAAGAACCTCAACACCGACAAGCTGGAAATTTCCGATATCAGCGTCGACCCGGCCAGCGAAGAAGAAATTGCTGCCACCGTCAAAGTCATGGGCGGTGAAGACTGGGAACTGTGGATGAAGGCCCTGGGCGAAGCCGGTGTGCTGGCGGACGATTGCAAAACCGTGGCCTACACCTACATTGGTGAAAAACTCACCTGGCCGATCTACGGTCACGCCACCATTGGTAAAGCGAAAGAAGACCTGGATCGCGCGGCCAAGGCCATCAGCGACAGCGGTAGCGCCAGCGCCAACGTGGCGGTGCTGAAAGCGCTGGTTACCCAGTCCAGCTCGGCCATCCCGGTGATGCCACTGTATATCTCCATTGTCTACAAGGTGATGAAGGAAGAAGGGACCCACGAAGGCTGTATCGAGCAGCTGTACCGCCTCTACACCGAAGGCCTGTATACCGATAGCCCGCGCCTGGATGACACCAACCGCTTCCGTATGGACGAGAAGGAACTGCGCCCGGAAACCCAGGCCAAGATTGAAAAGCTGTGGCCGGAAGTGACCGAGGAAAACCTGTTCGATTTGACCGATTACAAAGGTTACAGCGACGACTTCCTCAAGCTGTTTGGCTTTGGTGTAAAGGGTGTCGACTACGAGGCTGAGGCCAGCCCGCTTGTGGAAGCCGACTTCAAGTAA
- a CDS encoding NADP(H)-dependent aldo-keto reductase — MEQRQLGKTDIQVSKICLGTMTFGEQNTEQQAFEQLDYAVAQGVNFIDCAEIYPVPPKPETYGRTEEIIGNWLQQRGKRADVVLASKVTGRSAANSGVGHIRGGPRLDRAQILQACDDSLVRLQTDYIDLYQVHWPERQANFFGKLGYQHGDDDGVDISETLSALQELVDAGKVRHIGLSNETPWGMHRYLRLAAHGNKPRVASIQNPYSLLNRTFEVGLAEMAIREQCGLLAYSPLAFGTLSGKYLQGARPEGARLTLFERFQRYTGERAIAATEQYVHLAREFGLDPAQMALAFVTQQPFVTSNIIGATTLDQLQSNIASAELVLSAEQLEAIDAIHQRSPNPAP; from the coding sequence ATGGAACAGCGTCAGCTCGGAAAAACCGATATTCAAGTCAGTAAAATCTGTCTGGGTACCATGACCTTTGGCGAGCAGAATACCGAGCAGCAGGCGTTCGAGCAGCTGGACTATGCGGTAGCGCAGGGCGTCAATTTTATAGACTGTGCGGAAATATATCCGGTGCCGCCCAAGCCCGAAACCTATGGCCGTACCGAAGAAATTATCGGTAACTGGCTGCAACAGCGCGGCAAGCGTGCGGACGTTGTTCTGGCGAGCAAGGTCACCGGTCGCAGTGCTGCCAACTCCGGGGTGGGGCATATTCGCGGCGGTCCACGCCTCGATCGCGCACAGATTCTGCAAGCCTGTGATGACTCCCTGGTGCGCCTGCAAACCGATTACATCGACCTGTATCAGGTGCACTGGCCCGAGCGTCAGGCCAACTTCTTCGGCAAGCTCGGCTACCAGCACGGCGACGATGACGGCGTGGACATCAGCGAAACCCTGTCTGCCCTGCAGGAGCTGGTGGATGCCGGTAAGGTGCGCCACATCGGTCTTTCCAACGAGACCCCCTGGGGCATGCACCGCTACCTGCGCCTTGCGGCCCACGGTAACAAACCGCGCGTGGCGTCGATCCAGAACCCCTACAGCCTGCTGAACCGCACCTTTGAAGTAGGGCTGGCGGAGATGGCGATTCGCGAGCAATGCGGGCTGCTTGCCTATTCCCCACTGGCGTTCGGCACCCTGAGCGGCAAGTACCTGCAGGGTGCCCGGCCGGAGGGCGCGCGCCTCACCCTGTTCGAACGCTTCCAGCGCTACACCGGTGAGCGCGCGATCGCGGCGACGGAACAGTATGTGCATCTGGCGCGCGAATTTGGCCTGGACCCGGCACAGATGGCGCTGGCTTTTGTTACCCAGCAACCCTTCGTCACATCCAACATTATCGGTGCCACCACACTGGATCAGTTGCAGAGCAATATTGCCAGTGCGGAACTGGTGTTGAGCGCCGAGCAACTGGAGGCGATTGATGCCATTCACCAGCGGAGCCCCAACCCAGCCCCTTGA
- a CDS encoding DUF2789 domain-containing protein, translating to METGHHTLNDLFAQLGLGSDDTAIEDFLGRHHLAGEEKLTKAEFWSDSQRKFLHDAIVEDSDWCEVVDELDALLRH from the coding sequence ATGGAAACCGGTCACCACACCCTGAACGACCTGTTTGCCCAGCTTGGCCTGGGCTCGGATGACACCGCGATCGAAGACTTTCTGGGCCGGCACCATCTTGCCGGAGAGGAAAAACTGACCAAAGCGGAATTCTGGAGTGACAGCCAGCGCAAGTTCCTGCATGACGCGATCGTGGAAGACTCGGATTGGTGTGAGGTGGTAGACGAGCTGGATGCCCTGTTGCGGCATTGA